Proteins encoded by one window of Strix aluco isolate bStrAlu1 chromosome 35, bStrAlu1.hap1, whole genome shotgun sequence:
- the ZNF628 gene encoding zinc finger protein 628: protein MAGATSPAGPAGSRAGGPGTADQPYACRECGKAFRWSSRLAHHQRSHTGERPYKCPECPKAFKGSSALLYHQRGHTGERPYACPQCGKAFKRSSLLQTHQRVHTGLRAFECAQCGLTFKWASHYQYHLRQHTGERPYRCPACPKAFKNSSSLRRHRHTHTGERPHACPVCGKAFAQATNLRQHQRVHTGERPYACPQCGKTFTHSSNLLLHRRTHAGTRPHECPTCAKAFISDACLQKHLQSHAGHSAVPPLLPVPTTAPETLWKCSACPLSFTSEEELLGHQGSHSVTAVTPPAAPHRCPTCGKTFKNSSGLARHRHGHAAERPFKCTVCPKTFTQLAGLLGHQRSHPAAVPPHPPPEAPDPPVAPQPAPERPYQCTECGKAFKGSSGLRYHMRDHTGERPYACRECGKAFKRSSLLQIHQRVHTGLRAFECAQCGLTFKWASHYQYHLRQHTGERPYRCPDCPKAFKNTSCLRRHRQLHTGERPHACPVCGKAFAQTSNLRQHQRVHTGERPYACPQCGKTFTHSSNLQLHRRTHSAARPYRCPLCPKAFVMASYLQRHLRTHTPGPRGTPRRPPPPSPEAQTFLLVQTPQGLQLIPSPPAPPRKLLLLPGPPAEPPAFTLLPAEGPAPRAGKGPRALGPTAAGQSILLVPGTGQALPRVQLQAVTGAPAGASVIVLRGGVIPPRGPQPPEVTGVQLQAAEVTNVQLQALPQPLEVTNIQLQAAEVTNVQLQATEVTSVQLQALPQPLDVTNIQLQAAEMTNVQLQALPQPSKVTNVQLQALPQPLDVTNIHLQAAEVTNVQLQALPQPLDVTNIQLQASEVTSVQLQALPQPSKVANIQLHALPQPSDVTNIQLQAAEVTNVQLQALPQPLDVTNIQLRALPQPSEVTNIQLQATEMTNVQLQALPQSSKVTNIQLQALPQPLDVTNIQLQATEVTNVQLQALPQPSEITNIQLQALPQPSEVTGVHLQATEVTDVHLQATEVPGVELQTTEVTDVHFQTTKVPDIHLQATEVSNVHLQTTEVPSVHLEATEVPNIQLQAMEVANIQLQTTEVPSVHLETTEVPDVHLETTEVPNIHLEATEVPGVHLQTTKVTNVHLQATEVTNIHHQTMEVPSVHLQAADVPNIHLQDAEVTTVQLQATEMPSVHPQTTEVTNVHLQAAEVPSVHLQTTEVPSVCHQTTEVPGVHLQVTEVPSVHLQTTEMANVHLQDTKVSSVHHHMMELPNIHLKITDMPNIQLKTMEVTNVHLQATEVPNACHQMVEAPSVQLKTMEVPNMHLKTTEVPNVQLNNVQLKTTEEVPNIQLKTVEVPNVQLKTVEVPNIQLKAVEVPNIQLKTMEVSNIQLRTMEVPNVQLKTVEVPNVQLKPMEVTNVHLQAAEVPNIQPQPPEVLVAGGGLSPSPSPRLAVVGAAGGLPPVLLLRGAGGGPARLCLQALAQLPPPGSPRILLVRGEPVPGGSGGGQPPTPARGVAGGGSGGGGTGTGPPAPELPNVPLVHTF, encoded by the coding sequence ATGGCGGGAGCAACATCACCAGCAGGGCCAGCCGGGTCCCGGGCCGGTGGTCCAGGCACAGCCGACCAGCCCTACGCTTGCCGGGAGTGCGGGAAGGCCTTCAGGTGGTCGTCCCGCCTGGCCCACCACCAACGCAGCCACACGGGCGAGCGGCCCTACAAGTGTCCCGAGTGCCCCAAGGCCTTTAAGGGCTCCTCCGCCCTCCTCTACCACCAGCGGGGCCACACGGGCGAGCGGCCCTACGCCTGTCCCCAGTGCGGGAAGGCCTTCAAGCGCTCCTCCCTGCTGCAGACCCACCAGCGGGTTCACACGGGGCTGCGGGCCTTTGAGTGCGCCCAGTGCGGCCTCACCTTCAAGTGGGCATCCCACTACCAGTACCACCTCCGGCAGCACACCGGTGAGCGGCCCTACCGCTGCCCCGCTTGTCCCAAAGCCTTCAAGAACTCTTCCAGCCTCCGCCGTCACCGTCACACCCACACTGGCGAGCGACCCCACGCCTGCCCTGTCTGCGGCAAAGCCTTCGCCCAAGCCACCAACCTCCGGCAACACCAGCGGGTCCACACCGGCGAGCGGCCCTACGCTTGCCCCCAGTGCGGCAAAACCTTCACCCACTCCTCCAACCTCCTCCTCCACCGGCGCACCCACGCTGGCACCCGGCCCCACGAGTGTCCAACCTGCGCCAAGGCCTTCATCTCTGATGCCTGCCTGCAGAAACACCTCCAGAGCCACGCTGGCCACTCTGCCGTGCCGCCGCTCCTCCCAGTGCCCACCACGGCACCAGAGACGCTCTGGAAGTGCTCTGCCTGCCCGCTGAGTTTCACCAGtgaggaggagctgctgggccACCAAGGCAGCCATTCGGTGACAGCAGTGACCCCCCCAGCCGCCCCTCACCGCTGCCCCACCTGCGGCAAGACCTTCAAGAACAGCTCGGGGCTGGCTCGGCACCGTCATGGCCACGCTGCCGAGCGGCCCTTCAAGTGCACTGTCTGCCCCAAGACCTTCACCCAGCTGGCCGGGCTGTTGGGCCACCAACGCAGCCACCCTGCCGCTGTCCCACCGCATCCCCCCCCCGAGGCTCCCGACCCTCCGGTGGCACCCCAGCCCGCCCCGGAGCGCCCTTACCAATGCACTGAGTGCGGCAAGGCCTTCAAGGGCTCCTCGGGGCTGCGGTACCACATGCGGGACCACACAGGCGAGCGGCCCTACGCCTGCCGCGAGTGCGGCAAGGCCTTCAAGCGCTCCTCCCTCCTCCAGATCCACCAGCGGGTTCACACGGGGCTGCGGGCTTTCGAGTGCGCCCAGTGCGGCCTCACCTTCAAGTGGGCATCCCACTACCAGTACCACCTCCGGCAGCACACCGGTGAGCGGCCCTACCGCTGCCCCGACTGCCCCAAAGCCTTCAAGAACACCTCCTGCCTCCGCCGCCATCGCCAGCTCCACACCGGCGAGCGGCCCCACGCCTGCCCCGTCTGCGGCAAAGCCTTCGCCCAAACCTCCAACCTCCGGCAACACCAGCGGGTCCACACCGGCGAGCGGCCCTACGCCTGCCCCCAGTGCGGCAAAACCTTCACCCACTCCTCCAACCTCCAGCTCCACCGACGCACCCACTCCGCCGCCCGCCCCTACCGCTGCCCGCTCTGCCCCAAGGCCTTCGTGATGGCCTCCTACCTCCAGCGTCACCTCCGCACCCACACCCCTGGGCCCCGCGGgaccccccgccgccccccgccgccgtcTCCCGAGGCCCAGACCTTCCTGCTGGTGCAGACCCCCCAGGGCCTGCAGCTCAtccccagccccccggcaccCCCGCGGAAGCTCCTCCTGCTGCCCGGCCCCCCAGCTGAGCCCCCTGCTTTCACCCTCCTGCCTGCCGAGGGTCCCGCGCCCCGGGCGGGAAAGGGTCCCCGGGCATTGGGACCCACCGCTGCCGGGCAGAGCATCCTGTTGGTACCCGGCACGGGGCAGGCGCTGCCCCGTGTCCAGCTCCAGGCGGTGACGGGGGCCCCGGCAGGGGCCAGTGTCATCGTCTTGAGGGGGGGCGTCATTCCCCCGCGGGGGCCGCAGCCCCCCGAGGTCACTGGCGTCCAGCTGCAGGCAGCCGAGGTGACCAATGTCCAGCTGCAGGCCTTGCCACAACCTTTGGAGGTCACCAATATCCAGCTCCAAGCTGCAGAGGTGACTAATGTCCAGCTCCAAGCCACGGAGGTGACAAGTGTCCAGCTCCAAGCCCTGCCGCAGCCCTTGGATGTCACCAACATCCAGCTCCAAGCTGCCGAGATGACAAATGTCCAGCTCCAAGCCTTGCCACAACCCTCCAAGGTGACCAACGTCCAGCTTCAAGCCCTGCCACAGCCCTTGGATGTCACCAACATCCATCTCCAAGCTGCCGAGGTGACAAATGTCCAGCTGCAGGCCCTGCCACAGCCCTTGGATGTCACCAACATCCAGCTCCAAGCCAGTGAGGTGACCAGTGTCCAGCTCCAAGCCCTGCCACAGCCCTCCAAGGTGGCCAACATCCAGCTCCATGCTCTGCCACAACCCTCGGATGTCACCAACATCCAACTTCAGGCCGCGGAGGTGACCAATGTCCAGCTTCAAGCCCTGCCACAGCCCTTGGATGTCACCAACATCCAGCTCCGAGCCCTGCCACAACCCTCTGAGGTCACCAACATCCAGCTGCAGGCCACCGAGATGACAAATGTCCAGCTCCAAGCCCTGCCACAGTCCTCCAAGGTGACCAACATCCAGCTCCAAGCCCTGCCACAACCTTTGGATGTCACCAACATCCAGCTGCAGGCCACTGAGGTGACAAATGTCCAGCTCCAAGCCCTGCCACAGCCCTCTGAGATCACCAACATCCAGCTCCAAGCCCTGCCGCAGCCCTCAGAGGTGACCGGTGTCCATCTTCAGGCCACGGAGGTGACAGATGTCCATCTCCAGGCCACGGAGGTGCCCGGTGTCGAGCTGCAGACCACAGAGGTGACAGATGTCCATTTCCAAACCACCAAGGTACCTGACATCCATCTCCAAGCCACAGAGGTGTCCAATGTCCATCTCCAAACCACGGAGGTCCCCAGTGTCCATCTTGAGGCCACAGAAGTGCCCAACATCCAGCTCCAGGCCATGGAGGTGGCCAACATCCAGCTGCAGACCACAGAGGTGCCCAGTGTCCATCTCGAAACCACTGAGGTGCCTGATGTGCATCTCGAAACCACTGAGGTGCCCAACATCCATCTCGAAGCCACAGAGGTGCCTGGTGTCCATCTCCAGACCACGAAGGTGACCAATGTCCACTTGCAGGCCACTGAGGTGACCAACATCCATCACCAAACCATGGAGGTGCCCAGTGTCCATCTCCAGGCCGCAGACGTGCCCAACATCCATCTCCAGGATGCAGAGGTGACCACTGTCCAGCTGCAAGCCACTGAGATGCCCAGTGTCCATCCCCAAACCACAGAGGTGACAAATGTCCATCTCCAGGCCGCAGAGGTGCCCAGTGTCCATCTCCAGACCACTGAGGTGCCCAGTGTGTGTCATCAAACCACTGAGGTGCCCGGTGTCCATCTCCAAGTCACGGAGGTGCCCAGCGTCCATCTCCAGACCACAGAGATGGCCAATGTCCATCTTCAAGACACCAAGGTGTCCAGTGTCCATCACCATATGATGGAGCTGCCCAATATCCATCTCAAGATCACGGACATGCCCAATATCCAACTGAAGACAATGGAGGTGACAAATGTCCATCTCCAGGCTACTGAGGTGCCCAACGCCTGTCACCAAATGGTGGAGGCACCCAGTGTCCAACTCAAGACCATGGAGGTGCCTAACATGCATCTTAAGACCACAGAGGTGCCTAACGTCCAACTCAATAACGTCCAACTCAAGACCACAGAGGAGGTGCCCAACATCCAACTCAAGACCGTGGAGGTGCCCAACGTGCAACTGAAGACCGTGGAGGTACCCAACATCCAACTGAAGGCCGTGGAGGTGCCCAACATCCAACTCAAGACCATGGAGGTATCCAACATCCAACTGAGGACCATGGAGGTGCCCAACGTTCAACTCAAGACTGTAGAGGTGCCCAACGTCCAACTCAAGCCCATGGAGGTGACAAATGTCCATCTCCAGGCCGCAGAGGTGCCCAACATCCAGCCGCAGCCCCCCGAGGTGCTCGTGGCAGGGGGGGGCCTgtccccctccccgtccccacGGTTGGCGGTAGTGGGGGCAGCTGGGGgactgccccctgtgctgctgctgcggggggctggggggggacctgcccgcctctgcctgcaggcgctggcccagctgcccccccccggctccccccggaTCCTCCTGGTCCGGGGTGAGCCGGtgccggggggcagcggcggggggcagccccccaccccggcccggggagtggctgggggtggcagtggtgggggggggacgggaACGGGACCCCCCGCCCCGGAACTGCCCAATGTCCCGCTGGTTCACACCTTCTGA
- the LOC141917215 gene encoding uncharacterized protein LOC141917215, protein MLTALVGGRTTQGGAGQGATRCAPSRGIPQGPVEGRGRGLRAGAGPPQLGRARPRRADHAPSSPPQDTPPSACARPHAPPPPRLQAPPPPPRKPLQAPPSPPGPRAAAAGLGRAGQGRARSGRPPPHARPPPPPRNDWAAPRARGHAPPRAARTPWPGRARAGAPGKWSPRRRHFGAGREATPCPGHDTEDTVMGAGREPPPPLPEGAPGGEQQPPWLHYPESSTASAAAPITGLDHPFSLDAGLRGSSVPEVLCTWRSWVVSDTSISTSGEEQAAAKVAPAGDANNKGAQQSVTSPDLKLQ, encoded by the exons ATGCTGACGGCCCTGGTGGGGGGACGGACGACACAggggggggctgggcagggcgCGACACGCTGCGCCCCCAGCAGAGGGATCCCCCAAGGACCGGtcgaggggagggggcggggcctccgcgcgggggcggggcctcccCAGCTAGGGCGGGCTCGGCCTCGGCGCGCTG ACCACGCCCCCTCCAGCCCTCCTCAGGACACGCCCCCGTCGGCCTGTGCTCGCCCTcacgccccgcccccgccgcgcctccaggccccgcccccgcctccccgcAAGCCCCTTCAGGCCCCGCCCTCGCCGCCCGGCCCGC GtgccgccgcggcggggctgggcagggcagggcagggcagggcccgctccggccgcccgccgccgcacgcccgcccgcccccgccgccgcgcaaCGACTGGGCCGCGCCGCGCGCGCGGGGCCACGCCCCTCCACGCGCCGCGCGCACCCCGTGGCCGGGCCGGGCACGCGCGGGGGCTCCTGGGAAATGGAGTCCGCGGCGCCGCCATTTTGGAGCGGGGAGGGAG gccaccccctgccccggccATGACACCGAGGACACAGTGATGGGCGCAGGACGggagccccctcccccgctacccgAAGGAGCCCCCGGAGGGGAACAGCAGCCACCCTG GCTCCATTACCCTGAGAGCTCCACAGCCTCTGCCGCTGCTCCTATTACTGGTCTCGATCATCCCTTCAGTCTTGATGCTGGTCTGCGGGGCTCTTCTGTACCAGAG GTTTTGTGCACATGGAGGAGCTGGGTTGTCTCTGACACGTCCATCTCAACATCTGGAGAAGAGCAAGCAGCAGCCAAGGTGGCTCCTGCTGGGGATGCCAACAACAAGGGAGCTCAGCAGTCTGTGACCAGCCCGGACCTAAAACTCCAGTGA